The genomic stretch AAGCGTTATCTGGCGCTGCTGGTTGGTCGCATGCCGGGCGGTACCATGAGCGTGGATGCGCCGCTGCACGTCGGCCTGCGCCAGGGGGGCGAGCGGCATGTGCAGGTCAACCCGGCCGGCAAGCCGTCGATGAGCCATTTCCGGGTGCTCGAGCGGCGTGGGGGGCAGAGTTATTGCGAAATCCGCATCGAGACCGGCCGCACCCACCAGATCCGCGTCCACGCCCAGCACATCGGCCATCCGGTGGCGGGCGACGACAAATATGGTGACGAAGCCGCCAACAAGCGCCTGCGCGAGCAGGTCGGGCTGAAGCGGCTGTTCCTGCATGCTTCCACCCTGGAGTTCGCGCTCGATGGCGGCAAGGCGCCGTATTCGCTCAACGCGCCGCTGGTGCCGGAGCTGATCGAGGTGCTGGACAGGCTGGGGTAGGTGCCGGACTGGTCTTGGCCGCCACAGACTTCATCCGACACGCCGCGAATATGTTCATGCAGGCTTCTCGGCGGCTTGGATGCCGCCGAGAGCCAGCGGAAGCCCACGGCAGCCAATGCCTTCGATGTATTTCAGCCCGCCAGCAGATCCGCCTTTGCCGCGCAGATGAAATCGTTCTCGCTCAGCCCGCCGACGTCGTGGGTGGAGAAGTGCACCACGCAGCGGTCGTAGTGCACCGACAGGTCCGGATGGTGGTTCTCGGCATTGGCGACGTGGGCCAGCGCGTTCACGAACGACATCGTCCGGTAGTAGTCGGCGAAGCGGAAGGTCTTGCCGAGCACGTGGCCGTCTTCCAGCAGTTCCCAGCCCTGCAGCTGCGGCAGCAACTCGCGGATGCTGGCTTCCGACAGCCGGTGTTCATGGCCGCGGCGAGCCACGCAACGGGCTTGGGCGAGGGGGATGAGGTCGGCCATGATGTTCTCCGTGCGCGGGCTGAACCGGGATGCGGGCGATACGCAGCTGCAACGCAGCGCCGCTAGAATAGCCGGATGATCCAGATTTCCGAAGCCGCGCAGACCCATTTCCGCAAGCTGATCGAGCGCGAGGCGATTCCCGGTCTGGGCGTGCGTCTGTCCGCCCAGCAGCCCGGCACAGCGCGTGCCGACGTGCGTCTGGAATTCGCCGAGCCGGCCGAGCTTGCCGGCGACGAGTGGGCAATCGATTGCGAAGGCTTCACGCTGTGGCTGGATGCTCCCAGCGTGCCGTTCCTCGACGGCGCCGAAATCGACTACGCGACGATGGCGACGGGCGGCCAGCTGCAGATCCGCGCACCGCGGATCAAGGGCGTGGC from Thermomonas sp. XSG encodes the following:
- a CDS encoding NfuA family Fe-S biogenesis protein, with protein sequence MIQISEAAQTHFRKLIEREAIPGLGVRLSAQQPGTARADVRLEFAEPAELAGDEWAIDCEGFTLWLDAPSVPFLDGAEIDYATMATGGQLQIRAPRIKGVAPGESASLVERVRWVIENDINPQLAMHKGHVTLTEITADGIVVLNFGGGCHGCSMVDITLKQGVEKTLLDKVPGVAGVRDVTDHASGSAPYMSNGGT
- a CDS encoding 4a-hydroxytetrahydrobiopterin dehydratase gives rise to the protein MADLIPLAQARCVARRGHEHRLSEASIRELLPQLQGWELLEDGHVLGKTFRFADYYRTMSFVNALAHVANAENHHPDLSVHYDRCVVHFSTHDVGGLSENDFICAAKADLLAG